A portion of the Simkania negevensis Z genome contains these proteins:
- a CDS encoding DNA polymerase ligase N-terminal domain-containing protein, producing MTTSSKRRNFKRFKEPKAKVAKSAGNPAFVVQMHAARSLHYDLRLEVGGVMKSWAVPICTWNKKLKRISRDMFKAYFC from the coding sequence ATGACGACATCATCTAAGAGAAGGAACTTTAAGCGGTTCAAAGAGCCGAAGGCAAAGGTGGCAAAGTCAGCTGGAAATCCAGCTTTTGTCGTTCAAATGCATGCGGCTCGCTCTCTCCACTATGACCTCCGTTTGGAAGTAGGGGGTGTCATGAAGTCTTGGGCTGTTCCTATTTGCACTTGGAATAAAAAGCTAAAAAGAATAAGCCGTGACATGTTCAAGGCTTATTTTTGCTAG
- a CDS encoding phosphoketolase family protein, whose protein sequence is MANVDPKRIDALDAYFRACNYLSVGQIYLRSNPLLKEPLKPEHIKKRLLGHWGTSPGLNFIYAHLNRLIQDTKAKMIYLTGPGHGGPALRANVYLEGCMTETYPDLTQDLSGIEKLMKDFSHPGGVPSHVSPPTPGSIHEGGELGYSLVHAYGAILDNPELIAVCVVGDGEAETGPLATSWQSNKFINPKRDGAVLPILHLNGYKISGPTVFGRMPDTKIEQFFKGCGYQPRFIEGDDPKSLHPVLWKTLDWAYAEIRKKQSEPFDGNPVEWPMIVMRTPKGWTGPKEVDGKKIEGTFRSHQVPLSDVIEKKDHLEILENWMKSYKPQELFDAAGKPNSNILSIVPPKELRMGSTPHANGGLLLKELTIPDTADYEVKVPSPGSVIAEATRVLGKLVRDIMKENKDNFRVFCPDETNSNRFNHVFEVTGRTYLGEIFDSDDDLSHEGRVMEVLSEHLCQGWLEGYLLTGRHGIFPCYEAFALIVDSMLNQHGKWLKACQELPWRKPIASLNYLLTSHAWRQDHNGYSHQGPGFIESVMQKKCSIARIYLPPDANCLLEVGKHCLKSKNYINLIISGKQPMPQWLNMKQAKEHCTKGASIWDWASNDNGHPDIIMAAAGDIPTLETLAAISILRKKFPDLKIRMVNVVDLFTLMPHSRHPHGFDEETFASLFGTETPVIFAFHGHPRVIHELTYKRSYPHRFHVRGYIEEGTTTTPFDMVVCNEMSRFHLAVEALHHLPQMKSVAGDFITECTQKLDDHKVYIYEHGEDIPEVRNWKWEA, encoded by the coding sequence ATGGCAAACGTCGATCCCAAACGCATCGATGCTCTTGATGCTTACTTTCGTGCTTGTAATTATCTGTCGGTGGGACAAATTTACTTGCGCTCTAACCCACTGCTCAAAGAGCCACTCAAACCTGAGCATATCAAAAAACGGCTCTTGGGGCATTGGGGAACCTCTCCTGGACTCAACTTTATCTATGCCCACCTCAATCGCTTGATCCAAGATACAAAAGCAAAAATGATTTATCTGACAGGTCCCGGTCATGGAGGGCCTGCCTTACGCGCTAATGTCTACCTAGAAGGGTGCATGACAGAAACCTACCCCGACCTCACTCAAGATCTTTCAGGAATAGAAAAACTGATGAAAGACTTTTCCCATCCAGGTGGAGTTCCAAGTCATGTGAGCCCTCCAACTCCAGGTTCGATTCATGAAGGAGGAGAACTTGGCTACTCCCTCGTCCATGCTTACGGAGCCATCTTAGACAATCCCGAGCTGATTGCTGTTTGCGTCGTGGGAGATGGAGAAGCTGAAACGGGACCTCTTGCAACAAGTTGGCAATCAAACAAGTTTATCAACCCGAAACGAGATGGAGCTGTCTTGCCGATTCTACATCTCAACGGGTATAAAATCTCAGGACCAACTGTTTTTGGAAGGATGCCCGACACGAAAATTGAGCAATTTTTCAAAGGGTGTGGATATCAGCCCCGTTTCATTGAAGGAGACGATCCTAAGTCTCTTCACCCTGTCCTTTGGAAAACGCTCGACTGGGCTTATGCTGAAATTCGAAAAAAACAATCGGAACCTTTCGATGGAAATCCTGTCGAATGGCCGATGATCGTGATGCGCACCCCAAAAGGATGGACGGGCCCTAAAGAAGTCGATGGAAAAAAAATAGAAGGCACCTTTCGCTCGCATCAAGTTCCCCTCTCCGATGTCATCGAAAAAAAAGACCATCTTGAAATCCTCGAAAATTGGATGAAAAGTTACAAGCCGCAGGAGCTCTTTGATGCAGCAGGAAAACCCAATTCAAACATCTTATCTATTGTTCCTCCAAAAGAACTCCGCATGGGCTCTACCCCTCATGCAAATGGAGGCCTTCTCCTCAAAGAATTAACCATCCCAGACACGGCAGATTACGAAGTGAAAGTCCCGAGCCCAGGAAGTGTGATAGCCGAAGCCACTCGCGTACTTGGAAAACTCGTGCGGGATATCATGAAAGAAAACAAAGATAACTTTCGGGTCTTTTGTCCTGATGAAACCAATTCCAACCGATTCAATCACGTCTTTGAAGTCACAGGACGAACTTATCTTGGAGAAATTTTTGATAGCGATGACGACTTATCTCATGAAGGACGTGTCATGGAAGTGCTCAGCGAACATCTTTGTCAAGGATGGCTTGAAGGGTATCTCCTCACTGGACGGCATGGGATCTTTCCCTGCTACGAAGCCTTTGCTCTCATTGTCGATTCGATGCTGAACCAACACGGAAAATGGCTCAAAGCTTGCCAAGAACTTCCCTGGAGAAAGCCCATTGCCTCTCTCAACTATTTGCTCACTTCCCATGCATGGCGTCAAGATCACAATGGATACAGCCATCAAGGACCTGGATTTATCGAATCTGTCATGCAAAAGAAATGCTCCATTGCCCGGATCTATCTCCCTCCTGATGCCAACTGCTTACTCGAGGTCGGAAAACACTGTTTAAAGAGTAAAAACTACATCAACTTGATTATTTCTGGAAAACAGCCCATGCCTCAATGGCTAAACATGAAACAAGCTAAAGAACATTGCACTAAAGGAGCCTCTATCTGGGATTGGGCATCCAATGACAATGGGCATCCCGACATCATCATGGCAGCTGCTGGTGACATTCCAACTCTCGAAACCCTTGCTGCTATTTCAATTCTGCGAAAAAAATTTCCTGATCTAAAGATCCGCATGGTCAATGTTGTCGACCTCTTCACACTGATGCCCCATTCGCGTCATCCTCACGGATTTGATGAGGAAACCTTCGCCTCTCTTTTTGGAACAGAGACTCCTGTTATTTTTGCCTTTCATGGCCACCCTCGGGTCATCCACGAACTCACCTACAAGCGCTCTTATCCTCACCGATTCCACGTCCGGGGTTACATTGAAGAAGGAACGACAACAACACCTTTCGATATGGTTGTTTGTAATGAGATGAGCCGTTTTCATTTAGCAGTTGAAGCGTTGCATCACCTGCCACAGATGAAATCCGTTGCTGGAGATTTTATTACAGAATGCACACAGAAGCTAGATGACCATAAGGTCTATATTTATGAACATGGGGAAGATATTCCTGAAGTCCGTAATTGGAAATGGGAGGCATAA
- a CDS encoding NHLP leader peptide family RiPP precursor, whose product MNENNETSSAIKNWNKIIRKIWDDPTQKQALIENPRTVLKENGIDVPEKIAIHIHENTDEVVHFVLPKKPPKELSNDFLSHIVAGFHYAEETIFPKNLNS is encoded by the coding sequence ATGAACGAAAATAACGAAACCTCAAGCGCAATCAAAAATTGGAATAAAATCATCCGTAAAATTTGGGATGATCCAACCCAAAAACAGGCCCTTATTGAAAACCCTCGGACTGTTTTAAAAGAAAATGGGATCGACGTTCCCGAAAAGATTGCCATTCACATCCATGAAAACACAGATGAAGTGGTTCACTTTGTCCTCCCCAAAAAGCCTCCTAAAGAGCTTTCAAACGACTTCTTAAGCCATATCGTTGCTGGCTTTCACTACGCTGAAGAAACAATTTTTCCAAAAAATTTAAATTCTTAG
- the ligD gene encoding non-homologous end-joining DNA ligase LigD, with product MSFKNQLAYILKQLQKLVLCNNKETLKYLANQACITPHIWLSRSDNLDCPDQMIFDLDPPGNDFSLVLEAARDLREVLEKGCKLKTFVMTTGSKGLHVVVPIKPAHTFDEVRNYAKEIAAFLVEQKMGKYTLNPRKTERGRKLFIDYLRNGYAQTSVASYAVRSLDGAPQSQCLLTGVR from the coding sequence ATGAGCTTTAAAAATCAACTTGCCTATATACTCAAACAACTTCAAAAATTGGTTTTGTGCAATAACAAAGAGACTCTCAAGTATTTGGCAAATCAAGCTTGCATCACTCCTCATATTTGGCTGAGCCGAAGTGACAACCTCGATTGTCCCGACCAGATGATTTTTGACCTTGATCCTCCAGGAAATGACTTTTCCCTTGTTCTTGAGGCAGCTCGTGATTTAAGGGAGGTACTAGAGAAGGGGTGCAAACTAAAAACCTTTGTGATGACCACAGGTTCTAAGGGACTTCATGTCGTGGTTCCAATCAAGCCAGCACATACTTTTGACGAGGTGCGAAACTACGCCAAAGAGATTGCGGCTTTTCTTGTGGAACAAAAGATGGGTAAGTACACGCTGAACCCACGGAAAACAGAGCGAGGAAGAAAGCTTTTTATCGATTATTTGAGAAATGGGTATGCGCAAACCTCTGTGGCTTCCTACGCAGTTCGCAGCCTTGATGGGGCTCCCCAATCGCAATGCCTCTTAACTGGCGTGAGGTAA
- a CDS encoding HlyD family efflux transporter periplasmic adaptor subunit, with amino-acid sequence MAKGIFRHDSVERLSSPSQLNKLLVVIRLRGWVVLATLVAIILGILVWSFLGEIPIITTGKGILLAPDAQYTLNSPTDGSILQVYIKTGSGVQKGEVLMELSDGKTVLAPDNGTIFQMATGKGQQVKQGDILMWFERKVYPKDFVVYAFIPVEAAERVKQGMKATVELGAVDTQKYGQLVGQVTEVVSYAVSKDSDRLKVIPSEKLREDLTKGATAMLVIVQPFLAPDNKSGLAWTYGKGPTERLSPGSLGTVRITIENKKPISYLIPILS; translated from the coding sequence ATGGCTAAAGGGATATTCAGACACGATTCAGTAGAAAGACTTTCTTCTCCATCGCAACTTAACAAACTTCTTGTTGTGATTCGTTTGCGCGGTTGGGTCGTGTTAGCCACACTTGTTGCGATTATTTTAGGGATTTTAGTTTGGTCATTCTTAGGTGAAATTCCCATCATCACAACGGGAAAAGGTATTTTACTTGCTCCGGACGCACAGTACACCTTAAATAGCCCAACGGATGGCTCTATTTTGCAAGTGTATATTAAGACAGGAAGCGGTGTTCAGAAGGGAGAAGTTCTCATGGAGCTTTCGGATGGGAAAACGGTTTTAGCCCCTGACAATGGAACTATCTTTCAAATGGCTACGGGCAAAGGTCAGCAAGTGAAGCAAGGGGATATCTTGATGTGGTTTGAACGAAAAGTCTATCCCAAAGATTTCGTAGTGTATGCCTTTATTCCTGTTGAAGCAGCAGAGCGGGTCAAGCAGGGAATGAAAGCAACAGTCGAGTTAGGAGCAGTTGATACACAAAAATATGGGCAGTTAGTAGGCCAGGTTACAGAAGTGGTTTCTTATGCGGTTTCGAAAGATTCAGATCGGCTTAAGGTGATTCCTTCAGAAAAACTTCGAGAAGATCTCACGAAAGGAGCAACTGCAATGCTTGTGATAGTTCAACCATTTCTTGCTCCTGATAACAAATCAGGACTTGCTTGGACTTATGGCAAAGGGCCAACGGAACGTTTATCTCCTGGATCACTTGGAACAGTGCGTATCACAATTGAGAATAAAAAGCCCATTTCCTATCTCATTCCAATTCTATCTTAA
- a CDS encoding NHLP family bacteriocin export ABC transporter peptidase/permease/ATPase subunit, whose translation MLKARTYWRARTPTVIQMENAECGAACLSILLAYYGRFIPMEKLRVSCGVSRDGSNALNLIKAAKEFGLKGKGTWEGLSEIYQVKQPTILFWNYNHFVVLEGFGRDGVYLNDPAFGPRTVTYEEFDEAFTGIALHFDKTKTFKKGGAAQGLWRELKRRLTPVKMSLLFILIAGFCLLIPGLALPAFIRIFVDNILVSNILPWKEAFLGAIAIGMVLSWTLSWTQQYFLNRLNAKLSIRFSSEFLWHILRLPVTFYYQRYSAEIATRMSFNNQVAQTITGTLATTTIDLILVIFYGAVMLMYDVTVASVGIIAALMSLVVMRLIQRTRTDIYARLQKQQAQSSGYTIGAIQQIETIKATGTENDAFNNFVGHETNKINSLQAIGEKDAILSTTPVFFQGLAMAALLGIGGWRIMKGDLSAGTLIALQILLLSFLQPVTRFVNFGQLMQFMKVNLMRLDDVLNNPIDRIYAKRKEGDKGKEVLKLDGYLEFKNVTFGYSPLSPPLIENLNIKIKPGQRVALVGPSGSGKSTISKLSTGLFQPWSGEITYDGKPYEEHPSEVMQRSLASVDQDIFLFSGTVRDNITLWDATVPDDMLIQAAEDASIHYDILGRPYGYDMELIEGGRNLSGGQRQRLEIARALLYNPSLLIMDEATSALDSRTEKVIMNKIRKRGCSAIMVAHRLSTIRDCDEIIVLERGKVVERGTHEELKKLGKVYKNLIESETVEDE comes from the coding sequence ATGCTAAAAGCAAGAACATACTGGAGAGCTCGAACCCCCACAGTCATTCAGATGGAAAATGCTGAATGCGGAGCGGCTTGTCTCTCAATCTTGCTTGCGTATTACGGCCGTTTTATTCCGATGGAAAAGCTCAGAGTCTCTTGCGGAGTCTCTCGCGATGGAAGTAATGCTCTCAATCTCATTAAAGCTGCAAAAGAGTTTGGCCTCAAGGGAAAGGGAACTTGGGAGGGGCTGAGTGAAATCTATCAGGTGAAGCAGCCAACGATTCTGTTTTGGAACTACAACCACTTTGTTGTCCTTGAGGGGTTTGGACGGGATGGAGTCTATCTCAACGATCCTGCTTTTGGGCCTCGGACTGTCACCTATGAGGAATTTGATGAGGCTTTTACGGGGATAGCTCTTCACTTTGACAAGACCAAAACCTTTAAAAAGGGGGGAGCTGCTCAAGGTCTTTGGCGAGAACTGAAAAGGCGCCTCACCCCTGTCAAAATGTCGCTCCTTTTCATTTTGATTGCAGGGTTTTGCTTGCTCATTCCTGGATTAGCTTTGCCAGCATTCATTCGGATCTTTGTCGACAACATTCTCGTCTCAAATATTCTTCCTTGGAAAGAGGCCTTTTTGGGAGCGATCGCCATTGGAATGGTACTCTCTTGGACCCTTTCTTGGACGCAGCAATACTTTCTCAATCGGCTGAATGCAAAACTTTCGATCCGGTTTTCGAGCGAGTTTTTGTGGCATATTCTCCGCCTACCTGTCACGTTTTATTACCAGCGGTATTCTGCTGAAATTGCCACGCGGATGAGCTTTAATAACCAAGTCGCACAAACCATTACCGGAACTTTGGCAACAACAACAATCGACCTAATTCTCGTCATTTTTTACGGGGCTGTCATGCTCATGTACGATGTAACTGTTGCTAGTGTGGGAATCATCGCAGCTCTGATGAGTTTGGTGGTGATGCGCCTCATCCAACGGACGCGCACTGACATCTATGCAAGATTGCAAAAACAGCAAGCTCAGTCGTCAGGCTATACGATTGGAGCTATCCAGCAGATTGAAACGATCAAAGCGACCGGAACTGAAAACGATGCATTCAACAACTTTGTTGGACACGAAACAAATAAGATCAATTCTCTTCAAGCCATTGGGGAAAAGGATGCTATCCTCTCTACAACCCCCGTCTTTTTCCAAGGTCTTGCGATGGCTGCCCTTTTAGGAATAGGGGGGTGGCGGATCATGAAGGGAGACTTGTCCGCAGGAACCCTCATTGCTCTTCAGATTCTTCTCCTTAGTTTTTTGCAACCTGTCACCCGGTTTGTCAACTTTGGACAGCTCATGCAGTTCATGAAAGTGAACCTCATGCGTCTCGATGACGTTCTCAATAACCCGATCGATCGTATCTATGCCAAAAGGAAAGAAGGAGACAAGGGAAAAGAGGTACTTAAACTCGATGGGTACTTGGAGTTTAAAAATGTCACCTTTGGTTATAGTCCTCTTTCGCCGCCACTTATTGAAAATCTCAATATCAAGATCAAACCCGGTCAACGAGTTGCTCTTGTAGGGCCTTCAGGGTCAGGAAAGTCGACGATTTCGAAACTTTCAACCGGTCTTTTTCAGCCTTGGAGTGGAGAAATCACCTATGATGGCAAACCTTATGAGGAACACCCCTCTGAAGTGATGCAACGCTCACTTGCCAGCGTTGACCAAGATATCTTTCTCTTTAGTGGAACAGTGCGAGATAATATCACTCTCTGGGATGCCACTGTCCCAGATGATATGCTCATTCAAGCTGCTGAAGATGCTTCAATTCACTATGACATTTTGGGGCGCCCTTATGGTTACGACATGGAACTGATCGAAGGAGGAAGAAACTTAAGTGGAGGGCAACGGCAACGCTTAGAAATTGCTCGCGCCCTGTTGTACAATCCTTCTCTTCTCATCATGGACGAGGCAACAAGTGCCTTAGATTCACGCACAGAAAAAGTGATCATGAACAAGATTCGAAAAAGAGGGTGCTCTGCAATCATGGTTGCACATCGGCTGAGCACGATTCGGGATTGTGATGAAATCATCGTTCTGGAGCGTGGAAAAGTAGTAGAGCGGGGAACACATGAAGAGCTAAAAAAGCTCGGAAAAGTTTACAAGAATCTGATTGAAAGTGAGACGGTGGAAGATGAATAA
- a CDS encoding NHLP bacteriocin export ABC transporter permease/ATPase subunit, which yields MNKLETLFHEKGRVTEAEANYRLDLQVKGSVWLLEKGSMILFAVEKKGEQEGRRILLSTVEEGGLIFSLQRHHDSHFEIFAFSEQEITLIELSQEEFEMHLKNEEMEECFLPKLEHWVHQFAPLLTTDIEIKVDCWAELENEIHLDRGEIFSLRISENPYEKKRVLWGDFEREILKLLGPYEIRIPEARRSFPIIPYQYFLGLENGEIAFKSTHAVIQDGTWASGIEQFHTFLMHFLVKRQLKTTEEELKRFREKEALQSETLHESLNQMAAILKEEMGEEQVQTSDPLFKACYLVGKHKGIELSLPERKPFKGTIKQRLERIGKQSNIRVRLTNLSPDWWKKDAGSLLGFYGKERHPVAILQNKWGFYEIHDPVQGTKKPLNEKVAKTLYHEAYAFYLSIPDHIHVGKKVMQLFTKRNWREFAVLGAYGLIAALLALAPPCAMAILFNHAIPNANMHMLYQLFGGLIVATLSTSLFIYFRSLIIGRITGVATAEIQSSLWDRLLKLPANFFRRFSGGDLLLRVWIMDQLVPILGGDGPRVILNGFFALFYLIVMAIYSLKLSLIAILLILVSMTLTYFCARYKVKMQKKVLEYQGKINGSLIQILSGISKLRVAGAENNAFAHWATQYAKSKNLEMKGQHAQSFVAAAMSAFPLFSFLIIFAFVIQLEEAGRLSTGDFLAYNTAFLTFSAAIFDLNNTLMQVSQIVPILKRTKVILEEKQELLQSKSSPGKLTGDIRMDHITFGYDPKSAPILKDVSIQVKPHEMIGIVGPSGSGKSTLIRLILGFETPQGGAVYYNGKDLSHLNINEVRKQMGVVLQGGGIIAGTLYQNVVAGGRYTQGEIDRAIRLSGFHRDLHYFPMGLHTVIPMNGETLSGGQKQRLLIARALLPQPKILLLDEATSALDNHSQSEISQNINQLDITRIVIAHRLSTIRNASRIYVLEGGEITQSGTFDALAKEEGLFADMLKRQKL from the coding sequence ATGAATAAGCTCGAAACACTGTTTCATGAAAAAGGACGGGTCACAGAAGCGGAAGCAAATTACCGCTTAGATCTTCAAGTGAAAGGATCTGTTTGGCTTCTTGAAAAAGGATCGATGATCCTCTTTGCAGTAGAGAAGAAGGGTGAGCAAGAAGGAAGGCGTATCCTCCTTTCCACAGTTGAAGAGGGCGGTCTCATTTTTTCACTGCAGAGGCATCACGACAGTCACTTTGAGATTTTTGCATTTAGCGAACAAGAAATCACTCTCATTGAGCTTTCTCAAGAGGAGTTTGAGATGCATTTGAAAAATGAGGAAATGGAAGAGTGTTTCTTGCCGAAACTCGAACATTGGGTCCACCAGTTTGCTCCTCTTTTAACTACAGATATTGAAATTAAGGTCGATTGTTGGGCAGAACTAGAAAATGAAATACACCTCGATCGAGGAGAAATCTTTTCTTTACGGATAAGTGAAAACCCCTACGAAAAAAAGCGGGTTTTATGGGGTGATTTTGAAAGAGAGATTCTCAAACTTTTAGGACCCTATGAAATTAGAATTCCCGAAGCCCGCCGCAGTTTTCCGATCATTCCTTATCAGTATTTTCTCGGGCTAGAAAATGGAGAAATTGCATTTAAATCTACTCATGCGGTGATACAAGATGGAACATGGGCATCTGGGATAGAGCAATTTCACACCTTCTTGATGCATTTTTTAGTGAAACGACAACTGAAAACAACAGAAGAAGAGCTGAAACGTTTTCGAGAAAAAGAAGCTTTGCAATCGGAAACCTTGCACGAGAGTCTCAATCAAATGGCCGCCATTCTCAAAGAAGAGATGGGGGAAGAGCAAGTTCAGACATCCGATCCTCTCTTTAAAGCTTGCTATCTCGTCGGAAAACACAAAGGAATTGAGCTGAGTCTTCCTGAAAGAAAGCCCTTCAAAGGAACAATCAAACAGCGTCTTGAAAGGATTGGAAAACAGTCCAATATTCGCGTTCGACTGACAAATTTAAGCCCAGATTGGTGGAAAAAAGATGCAGGATCTCTCTTAGGGTTCTATGGAAAAGAAAGACATCCGGTTGCCATTCTTCAAAATAAATGGGGTTTTTACGAAATCCATGATCCCGTTCAAGGAACAAAAAAACCCTTAAACGAAAAAGTTGCTAAAACGCTCTACCATGAAGCCTATGCATTTTATCTGTCGATTCCCGATCACATTCATGTTGGGAAGAAAGTGATGCAGCTTTTCACAAAGAGAAATTGGCGTGAGTTTGCCGTTTTGGGAGCTTATGGACTCATTGCAGCTTTACTTGCTTTAGCCCCTCCTTGCGCAATGGCAATTTTGTTTAACCACGCGATTCCGAATGCGAACATGCATATGCTCTATCAGCTCTTTGGAGGACTTATCGTTGCAACACTCAGCACCTCTCTTTTCATTTATTTTCGCTCGCTCATTATAGGACGCATTACAGGGGTGGCAACAGCTGAAATCCAGTCGTCTTTGTGGGATCGTTTACTCAAGCTCCCTGCTAATTTTTTTCGGCGATTTTCGGGAGGAGATCTCCTGTTGCGCGTTTGGATTATGGACCAGTTAGTACCGATATTGGGAGGCGATGGGCCGCGCGTCATCTTAAATGGATTCTTTGCCCTCTTTTACCTTATCGTGATGGCGATCTATTCTCTCAAACTTTCCTTGATTGCCATTCTACTCATTCTAGTTTCGATGACCCTGACTTATTTCTGCGCCCGCTACAAAGTGAAAATGCAAAAAAAGGTTCTGGAATATCAAGGAAAAATCAACGGGTCCTTGATTCAAATCCTTTCGGGGATTTCGAAACTGCGGGTCGCTGGAGCTGAAAATAACGCTTTTGCTCATTGGGCCACCCAATATGCTAAATCCAAAAATCTCGAAATGAAGGGGCAACATGCACAAAGTTTTGTGGCAGCTGCCATGTCAGCCTTTCCCCTCTTTTCCTTCCTCATTATTTTTGCTTTTGTGATTCAACTTGAGGAAGCCGGAAGACTTTCCACAGGAGATTTTTTAGCTTATAACACCGCTTTTCTCACATTTTCTGCCGCGATCTTTGATCTCAACAACACCCTCATGCAAGTTTCCCAAATCGTCCCTATTCTTAAACGGACCAAAGTGATTCTCGAGGAGAAGCAAGAGCTTCTCCAAAGCAAATCTTCACCTGGAAAACTCACAGGGGACATCCGCATGGACCACATCACCTTTGGCTATGACCCTAAAAGTGCCCCTATTCTCAAAGATGTTTCTATCCAAGTAAAACCTCATGAAATGATTGGCATCGTTGGCCCCTCGGGAAGTGGAAAGTCGACACTCATCCGCCTCATCCTCGGTTTTGAAACTCCTCAGGGAGGAGCAGTCTACTACAATGGAAAAGATTTATCTCATCTCAACATCAACGAAGTACGCAAACAAATGGGGGTGGTTCTTCAAGGTGGGGGAATCATAGCTGGAACGCTCTACCAAAATGTCGTTGCAGGTGGACGCTATACCCAAGGAGAGATTGACCGGGCGATTCGTCTTTCGGGTTTTCATCGCGACCTCCACTACTTTCCTATGGGACTCCATACTGTCATTCCTATGAACGGGGAAACCCTTTCTGGAGGGCAGAAACAGCGCTTGCTCATTGCTCGAGCGCTCCTTCCTCAGCCAAAAATTCTTCTCTTAGACGAAGCTACAAGTGCTCTCGACAATCACTCTCAAAGCGAGATTTCACAAAATATCAACCAGCTCGATATCACACGGATTGTTATTGCCCACCGTCTCAGCACCATCCGCAATGCCAGTCGCATCTACGTGCTAGAAGGAGGGGAGATCACCCAATCGGGTACCTTTGATGCTCTTGCAAAAGAAGAAGGGCTTTTTGCCGACATGCTCAAGAGGCAAAAGCTCTAG